In Stigmatopora nigra isolate UIUO_SnigA chromosome 5, RoL_Snig_1.1, whole genome shotgun sequence, the genomic window CACAACGACGACGACGGTCCGGCGGGTCATGGAGCGCCACCTGTCTTCCACGCCAAGCTCAAACACTACAAAGTGTTTGAGGGCATGCCCGTCACCTTCAGCTGCAAAGTGGACGGAGACCCCAAACCCAAGGTCAGACCTCCGAACAAAAAACTTCGACCCTCCCGCTTCTAACCTATGGGACGTCTATCGCCCCCTATTGGCAGGTGTACTGGTTCAAGGACGGCAAGCAGATCTCCAAACGTAGCGAGCACTACCGCATCGGGCGCGCCGCCGAAGGCACGTGCACGCTGCACACCGCCACCGCCTCATTGGACGACGACGGGAACTACACCGTCATGGCGGGCAACCCCGAGGTACGTTGCCTTTAAAGTGTGTGAGCGCTCAAAACATTAGCAATAATGCTAAATGCTACATTTCGCatctaaacatattttttgatgatgttcaatattaaagtggaaaacagaaaatatttttaaagatttttttagatattacgaatgtttttttgagctaaaaaacagaagaaaacattttggattggaaaagaaatgctattattgatttaaaaagggggaattgggaaatattatttacatttttatcttccatgaaaatatatatttttaatgatgttcaatattaaagtggaaaatagaaaatatttttatagatttaaagttATCGTAAAAGgctttttgagctaaaaacactttagattggaaaaaattcaattattgatttaaaaatggagaATTgggaaatataatttattttttttaatcttcatttcaattttatccataaacagaaagtcggaataatttttttaatgatgttcaATAGTAAagtagaaaacagaaaatactttTATAGATTTATCTTTAgctatctcaatttttttttatctaaaaccACAAGAAAAAAGGGATTGATTACAAAACtgcaatcattgatttaaaaataaaaaaaactgcctctGATTCGATTTCCCCTCTGTCGCCCCCTGGTGACCACTTCCCATATCCCCCCCCTTAGGGCCGAGTGAGCTGCACAGGACGAATGATGGTGCAGGCCGTCAACCAACGAGGTCGAAGCCAACGCTCGGCGGCGGGTCAGGCGCGCAGGTAGAACCAAATCGCCATCCCATCTAAAAAAACGTCTAAAAAAACATCTCACTTTCACCACAGACCCAGATCGCGATCCCGAGACAGCGGCGACGAAAACGACAACATCCAGGAGCGCCACTTCCGCCCGCATTTCCTGCAGGCGCCCGGCGACTTGATCGTACAGGAAGGACGACTATGTCGCATGGACTGCAAGGTGACACAGTGGACGCCGCAGACGCCATTTTGACGACGTTgctaacgtttttttttcttttggacgCGACAGGTGAGCGGTCTTCCCACGCCCGACTTGCTGTGGCAGTTAAACGGGCAGACGGTTCGACCCGACTCGGCCCACAAGATGCTGGTGCGTGAGAACGGCGTGCACTCGCTCATCATCGAACCGGTGGGGGCGCGTGACGCCGGCGTCTACACGTGCATCGCTAGCAACCGCGCCGGACAGAATTCCTTTAACTTGGAGCTCATCGTGGCAGGTGAGTGgacgaaaaaaacataaaataatcttattttctgaaccacttcatccacATTAAGgtcatagggggtgctggaggctatcccagctgactccgggccagaggtggccagccaattgtagggcacatGGAGAGAAAGggcaaccaatcatagctagggttaggttaggggtgTCAGACTATTACTATTAGGTAtttaagagagaatcttgaaacatggatagtggttgttgtgacacagccaattgaattgaatacttttattgtcattatatgagagCGATTAAATGAGAGCCCATTAGAAGATAGCAATgttctaaagcaggggtgtcaaagtggtggcccgggggccaaatctggcccgccgcatcattttttgtggaccgggaaagtcaataatgagtgccatctttctgttttaggatcaaattcaaatgaagagtatagatgtatattacatttcctgattttttcccccttttaaatctataattgtcatttttaatccatttttctgtgtttttagttcaaaaattattttgtcaaatctaaaaaatatatttaataaaagctaaaataaacattgttttagatctataaaaaactgaatattcagcaattttaatccagtttttaaaatctatttattaaaaaaaacagcaaattattttactataaaaaactgaatattcagcgattttaatccatttttttatttatttattaagaaaaacagcaaaatattcttctataaaaaactgaatattcagcgattttaatccagttttttaaatctatttattaaaaaaaatccaaatattttactataaaaaaactcaatattcagcaattttaatccagttttgttaatctatttattaaaaagaacatcaaaatattttactataaaaaactgaatattcagcgattttaatccagttgttttaaatctattcattaaaaaaaatcaaaatattttatctaaaatggcccacccactatttccacttttttttgcgcAGCCAAAGAGCTCCACAAGGCCCCAACGTTCGCAGAGAAACTCCAAAACACCAGCGTGTCGGAAGGCCACCCCGTGCGCCTGGAATGCCGCGTCAGCGGGGTGCCGTACCCGCAAATCTTCTGGAAACGCGAGAACGAATCGCTGACTCACAACACCGACAGAATCAGGTAGCTAGCATGCTAAATTGCTTTATCTACTATCAAATTTTCCTACCCAAGCTTTTTCCATCCACTtatactattgttttttttctactaccCCTTTCCCAGCATGCACCAGGACAACTGCGGCTACCTTTGCATGATCATCCAGCCGGCGCGCAAGGACGACGCCGGCTGGTACACCGTTTCGGCCAAAAACGACGCCGGCATCGTGTCCAGCACCGCCCGCTTGGACGTGCACGGTAAACCACCAAAATTaggataaaaatattatatcaagacttttaaaattgctttcaataccattttaatgcatttactaCAATTTGTGCTAGGAATGCTAATCAATTATCGATATGGAGGGGGAGGTGCTTATTCCAGGTTAAAGGGGAAGAATATTatgatatagatttttttatgggaGAAGTCATATTACAATCTGAATCGCATAATGTTATGAGaatgaagttgtttttttggaatattacaggatgaaaaatatgatattttgtgattttaagTTGTAAATTAGAGTATCGACACAAAATTAATTCAGCCTAAGAGATGGAAATAATATTAGGAGGAAAAATAGTCATAAAATGATACATTAAAGTggttatattacttatttttgctttATGTGAACCACATGTTCTGGTCTGAAGACTAAACCGTGttgcattagcattagcaataGCATTAGCATCGTGATacctatacagtaatccctcaaatatcacggtttCAACTTTCACAGCTTGattacattgcagattttttttatgggtgggaaaaaataacttaaaaaaaatatatgtattcattttattttttttaaattcataaaaatataaaaatttacGCTGAAACTTGCCACTCCCCTATCTTCCACTTGCTAGTAGGACTCagcattgaagaaaaaataaaatatatatataatggggatgatttttacgttttttgtttatcgcggccataGCTGCTCTACATGAactgtgatattcgagggattactgtacttcaaTTTTCGTGCCTTTCTGATCCTAATTTTGCTATTGGCGCACTCTAGTGGTGACCTCTGACCCTGGAAGGGTTCATATTTAAGAAAAACTAAtcgatgcagaaaaaaaatatgaaaatactaACCCAAttcttcatttatattttttaatttgcctAAATTAGCAGCTTGGCAGCAACCCAGTGCGTGGAAACCCAAGACGTTGCGTCCTTCCAGCAGCCGTTACGCCGCCCTGACCGAGCGCGGATTGGACGTCAAGGCGGCTTTCTTCCCCGACTGCGGCCCTCTCGCCCCTGGATCGCTTGTGGAGAGCGACGACCTGTAGGGGGCGCCCCACCATCCTTTTAAAGTGACCGgaaagcagaagaagaagaaaccgtGCCGCGTTTTGGCGCAAAGACGGACTGCTTTGCTATCACAAATTGTCcagtttatttttctattgaaaaaaaaagactatttccATAGCTCGCATTTTAAGTTATCAGCCTATAttacaatcacttttttttttttttttttgcatgcggACACTCGCTTGTGCCAAAACTGCATTGTGGTTATcaatttcatattcattttaatagtcATCCAGCCATCATCAAGCGTGTGCGCGTGTCATTTTACTTCATCAACATTGCAAATAAAGATTCGTAtgatcacatgtttttttttctatgagcAAAAACACACTTGATGTCCAGGCACTTAAacgtgggagggatggcagatCTAATGATGATAAAAGGTAATGTAGCTAATTGTATCTGCAATGTAGTGGCTCATTCTCTGCTAGTTTCTACTCTTTTAGTCTTTAACAAATGATCAAGAAAATATACCTTTAAGAAATGACAATtactaaaatgaatacattgaaaTATACATAACTCGCCATTTTTCATGGCTAATTTTAATTTCTTATATAATTGTCTTTCTGACTAACCAATGGTacaagcagagtggcgcagcggaagcgtgctgggcccataacccagaggtcgatggatcgaaaccatcctCTGCTACAACTACTTTTTCAAGCTCTCCCATTcgttcataaaaaataaagaaaatactaaTGTTTATATTACAAGTACTCTTATACACCATATTCTCTTATACGTTTCATTAGTTTCGAATTGTCAGTGACTGGGTCAGCgtttgatcaaattaaaacagCAGTGTGATGTAGTGGAAATCTATTTGGACTGTAACCACCAACTAAATGGATCAAGATCTTTGCTACAATTTTACTCATTGGAGGTTTGTGTGCACATAAttcacaaataataaataaaatatacctGGACGAACTCTTCACTTTGATGTGCTTGTGTTTTATTAGCACCACCTCTGTTGCAGTACTCTTCCAAGCCAATAGGGGCAGTGTGTTCAATTGACTCCAGTCAAGCGCCGCGGCCTGTGACTGGTTATTTATGGCGCATGCGCAAACCCCACTTCCTTTTCTCCCGTGCAGCGGAGTCAATTCCCAGTCTTTGGCTCCGGGCTCCTTCGTAAGGAGACCAGAAAGACTGCAAAATGGTTCGTAATACTCCCAATATGTATTACCGTTTGTTCTTAAGGCACAAATGTTGCGCATGATGGTGATTGTTGTGTCAAAACATGCACTTATATGAGTGATGGACGAGGATTATGTCCCGACTGCTCGCTAGCCGGCTGTACTCCAACGTGGCCTAATGGCCGTCGGGATAAACGTACTACTTCCTGTCGTTCAAAATAAACCTCAATTCTCTGTCATTGTTTATACCGTTTTGTTTATAAAGCCTCGATGTCGTTGACAAAATTAGCTTGTTATTTCAAAAGTTAACTTGGTGCCAACTCGCTTTTTACGTTCATGAAGCTACATGCTAGTTAGCCACACTGCTACGAGCAGACGAGTTTGACGGTCAATTGTTTGTTGTTTCTGCGCGTTCATTTAATATAGTGTAATATTTCACATGTTGGGATCAAAAATGCTTTCTTACATGTCTGTTTTCTCCTTGCAGGGTTTCGTTAAAGTGGTAAAGAACAAGGCCTACTTTAAGAGGTATCAAGTCAAGTTTCGTAGGAGGAGAGGTATGTTTAACGcacgttttgttttgaaaatacaaattaatttaaaaaatgacgtaCTTTGTGTTCCACAGAGGGAAAAACTGACTATTTTGCCCGCAAGCGCCTTGTCGTCCAAGACAAAAACAAGTATAACACCCCCAAGTACCGCATTATCGTCCGCCTGTCTAACCGGGACATCATCTGCCAGGTGACGTCATATCGCCCAGTTTGAttgccattgttgatgtttggtCATGACGTCATaatatggattttttgtttACTTCTTGCAGATCGCCTACGCCACGATCAAAGGTGACGTGATTGTGTGTGCAGCGTACTCGCACGAGCTGCCCAAGTACGGCGTCGCACTGGGTTTGACTAACTACGCGGCGGCTTATTGCACCGGTCTGCTGCTGGCTCGTCGGGTACGCCATTAGCAATGTTTCTTagacatttttagcatttttatgcTTATTAATGGGGTCTTTTGTTGCAGCTCCTGAACAAGTTCAACCTGGATAAGGTGTACGAAGGCCAATTGGATGTGAATGGCGAGGAGTTTAACGTGGAGAGCATCGATGGGCAACCTGGCGCCTTTACCTGCTACCTGGATGCCGGTCTGGCTTGCACCAGCACTGGCAACAAGGTGTTCGGGGCGCTCAAGGGTGCCGTGGATGGAGGTCTCAGCATCCCCCACAGGTCAGCCCCGGTAACACAGCTTTGATTCAGCGTGATATCGGGAATCGCGTCTTTTTCAGAGGATGGTAGTCAGGTTAGAaagttttcatttattatttggtTAGGGCTGATTCACTGGTAGCTGTCAGGCCTCCCAGTCAAACTTGATTGGACGCCTGACAGCCAAACATGACCTCTCAGTTCTAGCCTTTAAATAGTGAAATGGATTTGATCCTATTTCCTCAATTCGTACAATATCAAAAGCTCTCTAACATTATGTACTGGTTAACATTAAAATCATAgagatatttaaaataaaaacatacaatgTTTATTGTTTGACTTTTTAGATTGATAATTTAACTTCACAACCAAGAGACTAAAAGAATAAGAGcataatttatttgatttattgtaCACTTCACGGTGATGCTTAagtctcattatacttgtataatgacaaaggCATTCATAATGTATTCATCACATTGGACAATTTTCTCTATACCGTCTAATAATGGGAATATTTGACCGTTATTTGTTCACAAtggcttaaaaaatgaattatttaatgtctttgactacttattattttttgcccTTGGTGGTTAAGCTTTAAATCCTATTATATTTGCATAATgatgaaagcattcaattcagttGCCAAATTACTGTGAATTGTTGCATTTGAAGGCTTGCCAAACACGTACATGTGCTATCAATGCATCACTTTATAAGCATTTGTTTCGTCTTCTCCGCCTCAGCACCAAGCGTTTCCCAGGCTTCGACGTCGAGACCAAGGAATTCAACGCCGAGATCCACCGCAAGCACATCTTGGGCATCAACGTGTCCGAGTACATGAGCATGCTCTCGGAGAATGACGAAGATGCCTACAAGAAGCAGTTCTCCCGCTACATCAAGAAGGGCATCCTCCCCGAAACGGTCAGTTTTTCCTCCCGCAAACCGCTCCCAAATCCATCAAACCTCAAATCATGTGCGCCAACTGCCTTTCAGATTGAGGAAACCTACAAAAAAGCGCACGCCGCCATTCGTGAGAATCCGGTCCATGAAAAGAAGCCTCAAAGGGAGGTCAAGAAGAAGAGGTAGGAAACCCGTTTTTATTTCTAATGTGCTTGAAATATCGTAGCCACCATGCTAATGTTAGCTATCCCTCTGGAAAGGTGGAATCGTGCCAAGATGTCTCTGTCCCAGAGGAAAGATCGTGTCGCCCAGAAGAAGGCCAGCTTCCTTCGGGCTCAGCAAAAGGAGGAAGCCGAGTGAGGCCTCGTTCTGTAGTCCTCTCGGACTGCAGTTTTGTTCTAATAAATCTATGGAAAATGATCACGTCTGCACCCGCTGCCTGGTTTCTGTTCATCTGCTGGGGTTTAAGAAAAAGGTCATTTTAAGTATGACTACTGCCAGTTAGCTGAAAAGGTATGTGGAATAATGTTGTTCTAGTTAAAGACTACTACGAATTTAGCTCCCGTAAGGCAGGTTGAACTGATAAATTACTTGTCAAGTTTGCCAAATTTCCTTTAAATTTTATACCCTATAATtaataaaatgggatttttttttactttgatttttttaaattatactaTTAATTATTGATGTgacattgacgtccaatcaatttttttgttgggGATGGTTGGCAGCAACTTAGGTGGAGTGAATATTAACTAACCATATAACTATATGACACTCAATATGGGCGACGCTCATGTTTACATTGCGTCTCCTTGTAATACTCACTTTGCTCGACAGAGGGCAGCATTGCTTTGGTTTTACCATGCCGTCCTATTCAGTAGACTAGagttaactcattttttttcattttatatctttctgagatgataatttttaattCTTAACATCgttaatcaacatttttagTAATTAAGCGAAAAACTGACTTATACGTGGCTCACAAGGTAGTTGGGAGCATTTTTCCAGTCCAATTGCTTTAACAGCAAGTCGTAATTCAGACTAAACGTGGACTTTTTGCATGTGGTGCACTAAATTAACTCCTGGCTGCTTTGTTTTTGGCGGTGACGTTATTTAGGCCTTCTCTGCCACGTCGCTTCGAAGCGGCTCGCTTTCATTAGCCGCCAACTTCTTACACTTTGGCTGCCCTTGACTTGGTAGGAGGAGCCAAAAGAGCTTTGTTTTCTCAAGTGGAAAGGTGAATTGGGCCAGGAAGTCAATGTTATTTATTTCCAGTGAGCTTTCTCTTCATTTTCAGGGCGGGGAGTCGTGCAGGCAACCACGGTGTGTTGCAAATGGACTATTCCTATTAAAGCTTATTTAAAACTGTAATCTGGAATGGAGCTTCAACTTGTTTGCTGGTAAAATTTGGTGCTCAATTGGGTTGGGTTTTGGGGAATGCAATTCTGAGgctgattttgttttttctgtatttttacagGTTGGAACTGCAGTTTTCAGGCGAGAAGCAAAGTAAAGTTGTTCCGATTTTTAAGGTGATTTAggtttaatttttatttgacaATTTGGTAATGGGCCAAAATTGAGTTTGAATTATTGAACCTGAAATTGTCCAATGTTAACACACCCAGttgcaaataaaagaaaaaaagtcatttaaaaattataataataatcctgaagtcataaaaaaactggaaataaCAAATAGAAGTAAAAATAAGTACAAAATTGTAAACTCAttgaataaaaagtattttaaaaaatgcactttaatgttttaaccaTAACcttatatttatttcaatactattaatattttttaaaattgtattaaaacaaatctaaaatATATGTTAACAAAATACATTGAAACACTAAGAATACACAACTGTACAACTATACATAACTACAAcatgataaaaaatgtattcctgTAACATTTCCCACAAGTATAATGGCACCCTATCTATAAAAATAACCCCTTTAACAACATAATGCAAGTAGCGGCCATTGTTTCAGAGGACAGCAATGTGTTGTGGGAGGAAATGTGACCCGAGGGGTCTCCCGCCAGCACCCATCAGATCACATCTGACACGGGAGCGCCCCCTCCTTACAAATCTACCGCTTTATTGCACCTCCTCTGCCCCCCTTTTCGCTCTAACCTCTTCCAAAcaggataaaaataaatgtttattgtcAGGCATGCTGTGCGTGCTCTTGTCTGGTAGATGTGTGTGACCCAAAAGGGCTTTTGCCAAACAACAAACCTtttgaaaatcactgttttTGAGTCATTTGCTGAAAATTGTGAAATTTAAAGGCCAACTTCCAATTTAATgttattctcatcaaagttggATCAGTAGAAATCAAAGAAATACCCTAAAAATacctcaatcttttttttttttacgacgaAGCAACAAGATGGGTTCACATGATGTTAAAATATGTAATGTACTAGTTTTATTATCCTAAATTTATGACTTTTTCTTCTAGGATGAGTTCCAATCTCATATTTGATGTGAAAAGCTGTTTTGTGGTGAGACggtttttttcctttcaatttTGTTTCACTAGTgttaatataaatatgtagtGTACTACTACAAATAGAAATAGTATCTATAGGTATTTTGCAAATAGAaccttttatttattagttgttatttttgcaattGACACCAACagaagtccatttttttggaccaCCACCCCCCTCAGTCGCAGCGTGAATATTATAGCAATTTGACTCTAGTGTGCAACAACAAATGCATTTTCCAGTGATTAAATAGCATTAATAACAAGTTCACACATGGTGACATGATTTAGCTCACGCCCTTTTGACAAAGCTCGAAAGCCTACTTCAATGTACCTCGGAAATTATACACCTCTCTAcccaataagttaaaaaaaacattataacacATCCAGTGTTATTTTGctgtattatattttaatacagAATTAAAACACGTAGTTAGAAcgaacattcctttttttcctcgacGTCTCGCTTCATTCACGTACACGACAGTCGAAAAAAGTTTGTAAAATCCCAGGGCTTGTGAACGCACCGCTattccctctccctccctccctagcTTCCCAGTTCGTTTCCAGGTCCAACAGAACACTACCGAACAGAACACAATCCCTCCTAGCATGGCGCTGTGAAGACACGCTTCGACCTTTAGCGTCAACTTCTGCTTTATTTCACCTGGAAGAACCGGAGAACACATTAAAAACCACCGGCACATAGATATAATAGAAGTCGCTTGTTGATTGTTTCATTTTGTAAAGGGGGGAGTAgagaaatagtagtagtagtagtggggggaAGCTCGCTAACAAGTAACGCTAGCCACAATTGGGAGTTAAAGCACGCCAAAGGTaagtaaaatgtttaaaaatggtttattaTTGCTGTCTTATTGCTCTTATTTGCTTACTTTTTCATTTACAAGTGGTGTAAAACTTGGGAACTCCAAGTTAAAGCTACCGAGTCTAACACGACTTGTACAATGTAGTTTTACTAATAGTAACTAATAGCTAACTAGCATCAcgtttgcatttttaaatgatatcaAGTTTACGCTAATAGTATTGTCGGTTGTGTGGTATTGAATTTATGacgtgttatttttttctgtaatataaatccttttttttggcATAAATATTAATTCATATGACGCGTTGGTTTCATCCAAAACACCTGACCGAAATGAAGATAATTACAAagccattttgactttttttttaataacggTAATCGTATTTAGGGTTTTGTTATGTTGAATTTATGacggattatttttttctacaatatagaatcatgtttttttgggtcattagTAGTGTGGGTTAAAAACACCTGACCAAAATGAATAGAATTGGCACACCATTATGC contains:
- the rpl5b gene encoding 60S ribosomal protein L5b; amino-acid sequence: MGFVKVVKNKAYFKRYQVKFRRRREGKTDYFARKRLVVQDKNKYNTPKYRIIVRLSNRDIICQIAYATIKGDVIVCAAYSHELPKYGVALGLTNYAAAYCTGLLLARRLLNKFNLDKVYEGQLDVNGEEFNVESIDGQPGAFTCYLDAGLACTSTGNKVFGALKGAVDGGLSIPHSTKRFPGFDVETKEFNAEIHRKHILGINVSEYMSMLSENDEDAYKKQFSRYIKKGILPETIEETYKKAHAAIRENPVHEKKPQREVKKKRWNRAKMSLSQRKDRVAQKKASFLRAQQKEEAE